A single window of Microbacterium oryzae DNA harbors:
- the ileS gene encoding isoleucine--tRNA ligase, whose protein sequence is MTYPKSSFGPAAEKPAPGAVVPSPRFPEIEREILDFWAADDTFRASISQRDGADEWVFYDGPPFANGLPHYGHLLTGYAKDLFPRFQTMRGKKVDRVFGWDTHGLPAELEAMKQLGITEKHEILEMGIDAFNAKARDSVLAYTREWEDYVTRQARWVDFERGYKTLDATYMESVLWAFKTLFDKGLAYEGYRVLPYCWRDQTPLSNHELRMDDDVYKMRQDPSVTVSFPLTGEKAAALGIQGARALAWTTTPWTLPTNMSLAVGPEIVYAVVPVGPNGAGEGAEGAEFLLAEDLLAGYAKDLGYEDAAAAREAVRLRVTGEELRDVTFERLWDYFADTEKWGTGNAWRILVDEYVTTGDGTGIVHQAPAYGEDDKRLNDAAGIPTIVSLGDDGRFLDMVPDVAGELWLDANTPLVRLLRQNGRLLRLQSYEHSYPHCWRCRNPLIYKAVSSWFIRVTDVKDRLVELNEQITWAPENVKHGQFGKWVEGARDWSISRNRFWGSPIPVWKSDDPNHPRVDAYGSLEELERDFGTLPRNEQGEVDLHRPYIDELTRPNPDDPTGQSTMRRIEDVFDVWFDSGSMPFAQVHYPFENKDWFETHSPADFIVEYIGQTRGWFYVMHVLSGALFDRPAFTGVSCHGIVLGSDGQKMSKSLRNYPDVSEVLERDGSDAMRWFLMSSSVLRGGNLIVTEEGIRSGVREFLLPLWNSWYFFATYANAAGGPDGRGYEATWRTDSTDVLDRYILALTGDLVRDVAADLDDLDSTTAAARLRDFAEVLTNWYIRRSRDRFWQGVDDDPRSREAFDTLYTVLETLARVAAPLIPLVAERVWQGLTGGRSVHLEDWPDAAAFAGAADIRAAMDAVREASSVANALRKKEGLRVRLPLAKLTVVTGGAEGLAQFDDILREELNVKSVELVELGDDTAAQYGISHRLTVNARAAGPRLGKQVQQVIKASKSGDWSEQDGVVTAGGIALEAGEYELALDTSGRPEGEAIATLPSGGFVLLETTTTPELEAEGLARDIVRAVQDTRKAAGFEVSDRIRLQLAFASDADAEAVRLAWDVADVAGETLAVEHSVTDATDEAEHTAQVPAGTYANAGDFTVAVSRVGSAA, encoded by the coding sequence ATGACCTACCCGAAGTCCTCGTTCGGTCCCGCCGCCGAGAAGCCCGCACCGGGCGCTGTCGTGCCGAGCCCGCGCTTCCCCGAGATCGAGCGCGAGATCCTCGACTTCTGGGCCGCGGACGACACGTTCCGCGCCTCCATCTCGCAGCGCGACGGCGCCGACGAGTGGGTGTTCTACGACGGCCCGCCGTTCGCCAACGGCCTGCCGCACTACGGCCACCTCCTGACCGGGTACGCGAAGGACCTGTTCCCGCGCTTCCAGACCATGCGCGGCAAGAAGGTCGACCGCGTCTTCGGCTGGGACACGCACGGGCTCCCGGCCGAGCTCGAGGCCATGAAGCAGCTCGGCATCACGGAGAAGCACGAGATCCTCGAGATGGGGATCGACGCGTTCAACGCCAAGGCGCGCGACTCGGTGCTGGCCTACACGCGCGAGTGGGAGGACTACGTCACCCGCCAGGCGCGCTGGGTGGACTTCGAACGCGGCTACAAGACGCTCGACGCCACGTACATGGAGAGCGTCCTGTGGGCGTTCAAGACCCTCTTCGACAAGGGCCTCGCGTACGAGGGCTACCGCGTGCTGCCCTACTGCTGGCGCGACCAGACCCCGCTCTCCAACCACGAGCTGCGAATGGACGACGACGTCTACAAGATGCGTCAGGACCCGTCGGTGACGGTCTCCTTCCCGCTCACCGGCGAGAAGGCCGCGGCTCTCGGCATCCAGGGCGCCCGTGCGCTCGCGTGGACGACGACGCCCTGGACCCTCCCGACCAACATGTCGCTCGCCGTCGGGCCGGAGATCGTCTACGCGGTCGTGCCCGTGGGCCCGAACGGCGCGGGTGAGGGCGCCGAGGGCGCCGAGTTCCTCCTCGCGGAGGACCTGCTCGCCGGGTACGCGAAGGACCTCGGCTACGAGGACGCGGCCGCCGCACGCGAGGCCGTGCGCCTCCGCGTCACGGGCGAGGAGCTGCGCGATGTGACCTTCGAGCGCCTGTGGGACTACTTCGCCGACACCGAGAAGTGGGGCACCGGAAACGCCTGGCGCATCCTCGTCGACGAGTACGTCACCACCGGCGATGGCACCGGCATCGTGCACCAGGCGCCCGCCTACGGTGAGGACGACAAGCGCCTGAATGACGCCGCCGGCATCCCGACCATCGTGTCGCTGGGCGACGACGGCCGCTTCCTCGACATGGTGCCCGATGTCGCGGGCGAGCTGTGGCTCGACGCCAACACGCCCCTCGTGCGGCTCCTCCGCCAGAACGGGCGCCTGCTGCGCCTGCAGTCGTACGAGCACTCGTACCCGCACTGCTGGCGCTGCCGGAACCCCCTCATCTACAAGGCGGTCTCGAGCTGGTTCATCCGCGTCACCGACGTGAAGGACCGTCTCGTCGAGCTCAACGAGCAGATCACCTGGGCGCCCGAGAACGTCAAGCACGGCCAGTTCGGCAAGTGGGTCGAGGGCGCGCGCGACTGGTCGATCAGCCGCAACCGCTTCTGGGGATCGCCGATCCCGGTGTGGAAGTCGGATGACCCGAACCACCCGCGCGTGGACGCCTACGGTTCGCTCGAAGAGCTCGAGCGCGACTTCGGCACGCTGCCCCGCAACGAGCAGGGCGAGGTCGACCTCCACCGCCCGTACATCGACGAGCTCACGCGCCCGAACCCCGACGACCCCACCGGGCAGAGCACGATGCGCCGCATCGAGGACGTGTTCGACGTCTGGTTCGACTCCGGCTCGATGCCGTTCGCACAGGTGCACTACCCGTTCGAGAACAAGGACTGGTTCGAGACGCACTCGCCGGCGGACTTCATCGTCGAGTACATCGGCCAGACCCGTGGCTGGTTCTACGTCATGCACGTGCTCTCCGGCGCGCTGTTCGACCGGCCGGCGTTCACGGGCGTCTCATGCCACGGCATCGTGCTCGGCAGCGACGGCCAGAAGATGTCGAAGTCGCTGCGCAACTACCCCGACGTGTCCGAGGTGCTCGAGCGCGACGGCTCCGACGCGATGCGCTGGTTCCTCATGTCGTCGAGCGTGCTGCGCGGCGGCAACCTCATCGTCACGGAGGAGGGCATCCGCTCGGGCGTGCGGGAGTTCCTCCTGCCCCTGTGGAACTCGTGGTACTTCTTCGCCACCTACGCGAACGCGGCGGGCGGTCCGGATGGCCGGGGTTACGAGGCCACGTGGCGCACGGATTCGACGGATGTGCTCGACCGCTACATCCTCGCGCTCACGGGCGACCTCGTGCGCGATGTCGCCGCCGACCTCGACGACCTCGACTCCACCACGGCCGCCGCGCGCCTGCGCGACTTCGCCGAAGTGCTGACGAACTGGTACATCCGCCGCTCGCGCGACCGCTTCTGGCAGGGCGTCGACGACGACCCGCGCAGCCGCGAGGCGTTCGACACCCTCTACACGGTGCTTGAGACGCTCGCGCGCGTCGCGGCGCCGCTCATCCCGCTCGTGGCGGAGCGGGTGTGGCAGGGCCTCACCGGCGGCCGCAGCGTGCACCTGGAGGACTGGCCCGACGCCGCCGCGTTCGCCGGCGCCGCCGACATCCGCGCCGCCATGGACGCCGTCCGCGAGGCGTCGAGCGTCGCGAACGCGCTGCGGAAGAAGGAGGGGCTCCGCGTGCGCCTGCCGCTGGCGAAGCTCACGGTGGTCACGGGCGGGGCGGAAGGCCTCGCGCAGTTCGACGACATCCTGCGGGAGGAGCTCAACGTCAAGTCCGTCGAGCTCGTCGAGCTCGGCGACGACACCGCCGCTCAGTACGGCATCTCGCACCGCCTCACCGTGAACGCCCGCGCGGCCGGTCCGCGCCTCGGCAAGCAGGTGCAGCAGGTCATCAAGGCGTCGAAGTCCGGCGACTGGTCCGAGCAGGATGGCGTCGTCACCGCGGGCGGAATCGCGCTCGAGGCGGGGGAGTACGAGCTCGCGCTCGACACCTCCGGGCGCCCGGAGGGCGAGGCCATCGCGACCCTGCCGTCGGGTGGCTTCGTGCTGCTGGAGACGACGACCACCCCGGAGCTCGAGGCCGAGGGGCTCGCCCGCGACATCGTGCGCGCCGTGCAGGACACGCGGAAGGCCGCCGGCTTCGAGGTCAGCGACCGCATCCGCCTGCAGCTCGCGTTCGCGTCCGACGCGGACGCCGAAGCGGTCCGCCTCGCCTGGGACGTCGCCGACGTCGCGGGGGAGACCCTGGCCGTCGAGCACAGCGTGACCGATGCGACCGACGAGGCGGAGCACACCGCGCAGGTGCCGGCCGGCACCTACGCCAACGCCGGCGACTTCACCGTCGCCGTCTCTCGAGTGGGGAGCGCCGCATGA
- a CDS encoding bifunctional folylpolyglutamate synthase/dihydrofolate synthase: protein MSAQDTARADAVYDALLARAGEQWVQPRVERTARILELLDDPQRTFRVVHITGTNGKTSTARIIESLVRAHGLRTGLFTSPHLTRFTERILIDGEPIADAAVADAWDEIEPFVALVDAELEAKGDAPLTFFELLTVLAFVACADAPVDVLVLEVGMGGAWDSTNTADGDVAVLTPIDIDHVNRLGSTVAEIAEVKAGIIKDGAVVVSAAQQPEAAAVIRRAAAARGATVVTEGEEFALVDDRLAVGGQLITVKGLAASYTEEYLPLYGRHQGQNAAVAIAAVEALIGAGSQAIAPEIITEGLQQATSPGRLQLVGIEPTVLVDAAHNPHGARALASALTESFDFAEWGIVLGVLDDKDAAGIIAALAPVAAHVFATAPSSERAGDVERLADIVEAAGLRVTVHPGVYDATEAARAWAQQGEKRAVAIAGSVVLAGEAILLAQEEEWKPVTGE from the coding sequence ATGAGCGCGCAGGACACCGCCCGCGCCGATGCCGTCTACGACGCGCTGCTCGCGCGCGCCGGGGAGCAGTGGGTGCAGCCGCGCGTGGAGCGCACGGCGCGCATCCTCGAGCTGCTCGACGACCCGCAGCGCACGTTCCGGGTGGTGCACATCACGGGCACCAACGGCAAGACGTCGACCGCGCGCATCATCGAGAGCCTCGTGCGCGCGCACGGACTGCGGACGGGGCTCTTCACGAGCCCGCACCTCACGCGATTCACCGAGCGGATCCTCATCGACGGCGAGCCCATCGCCGACGCCGCCGTCGCCGACGCCTGGGACGAGATCGAGCCGTTCGTCGCCCTCGTCGACGCCGAGCTCGAGGCGAAGGGCGACGCGCCGCTGACGTTCTTCGAGCTGCTCACCGTGCTCGCGTTCGTCGCCTGCGCCGACGCGCCGGTCGACGTGCTCGTCCTCGAGGTGGGGATGGGCGGCGCCTGGGACTCGACGAACACCGCGGATGGCGATGTGGCGGTTCTCACGCCGATCGACATCGACCACGTGAACCGCCTCGGCTCCACCGTCGCCGAGATCGCGGAGGTCAAGGCCGGCATCATCAAGGACGGCGCGGTCGTCGTCTCCGCCGCCCAGCAGCCGGAGGCCGCGGCGGTCATCCGTCGCGCGGCAGCCGCCCGCGGTGCGACCGTCGTCACCGAGGGCGAGGAGTTCGCGCTCGTCGACGACCGACTCGCGGTGGGCGGCCAGCTCATAACCGTGAAGGGGCTCGCGGCGTCGTACACGGAGGAGTACCTGCCGCTCTACGGCCGCCACCAGGGTCAGAACGCCGCGGTCGCGATCGCCGCCGTCGAGGCGCTGATCGGCGCGGGATCGCAGGCCATCGCGCCCGAGATCATCACCGAGGGCCTCCAGCAGGCGACCTCGCCCGGGCGCCTGCAGCTCGTCGGCATCGAGCCGACCGTGCTCGTCGACGCCGCCCACAACCCGCACGGCGCGCGAGCGCTGGCGAGCGCCCTCACGGAGTCGTTCGACTTCGCCGAGTGGGGCATCGTCCTCGGCGTGCTCGACGACAAGGACGCCGCCGGCATCATCGCCGCGCTCGCCCCGGTCGCCGCGCACGTCTTCGCCACCGCGCCCTCGTCCGAGCGTGCCGGCGACGTCGAGCGCCTGGCCGACATCGTCGAGGCCGCCGGGTTGCGCGTGACCGTCCATCCGGGCGTCTACGACGCGACGGAGGCCGCGCGGGCCTGGGCGCAGCAGGGGGAGAAGCGCGCGGTCGCGATCGCGGGCTCCGTCGTGCTGGCGGGCGAGGCCATCCTGCTCGCACAGGAGGAGGAGTGGAAGCCGGTGACGGGCGAATGA
- a CDS encoding DUF4233 domain-containing protein, producing MSDAQPRQPRYRTLPEKVGSIVLAFEAIVVFLAGLSIFGLKALPDGVPQWWGIVAGAVMAVLMILTSGLLRHRWGLALGWVLQIITALGAFFVPAILFVTLVFGGMWVYATIGGARIERRISAQRAAAAAETD from the coding sequence ATGAGCGACGCGCAGCCGCGGCAGCCGCGCTACCGCACCCTCCCCGAGAAGGTCGGCTCGATCGTCCTCGCGTTCGAGGCGATCGTGGTGTTCCTCGCCGGCCTGTCGATCTTCGGTCTCAAGGCGCTGCCGGATGGCGTCCCGCAGTGGTGGGGCATCGTCGCGGGGGCCGTGATGGCCGTGCTCATGATCCTCACGAGCGGCCTGCTGCGGCACCGCTGGGGCCTCGCCCTCGGCTGGGTGCTGCAGATCATCACCGCCCTCGGCGCGTTCTTCGTCCCGGCCATCCTGTTCGTCACGCTCGTCTTCGGCGGCATGTGGGTGTATGCGACCATCGGAGGGGCGCGGATCGAACGGCGCATCTCCGCGCAGCGCGCCGCGGCGGCCGCGGAGACCGACTGA
- the ndk gene encoding nucleoside-diphosphate kinase — MATEETLVLVKPDGVARGLTGAILARIEAKGYSLVDLKLVEPSRDLLARHYAEHEGKPFYEPLLEFMLSGPVVAIRVAGNRVIEGFRSLAGTTDPTTAAPGTIRGDLGRDWGVAVQQNLVHGSDSPESAARELEIWF, encoded by the coding sequence ATGGCCACCGAAGAGACCCTCGTCCTCGTCAAGCCCGACGGCGTCGCCCGCGGCCTCACCGGCGCGATCCTCGCCCGCATCGAGGCGAAGGGCTACTCGCTCGTCGACCTCAAGCTCGTCGAGCCCAGCCGCGACCTGCTCGCCCGCCACTACGCCGAGCACGAGGGCAAGCCCTTCTACGAGCCCCTCCTGGAGTTCATGCTCTCCGGCCCGGTCGTCGCCATCCGCGTCGCCGGCAACCGCGTGATCGAGGGCTTCCGCTCGCTCGCCGGCACCACCGACCCGACGACCGCCGCGCCCGGCACCATCCGCGGCGACCTCGGTCGCGACTGGGGCGTCGCCGTGCAGCAGAACCTCGTGCACGGCTCCGACAGCCCGGAGTCCGCAGCGCGTGAGCTCGAGATCTGGTTCTAA
- a CDS encoding vitamin K epoxide reductase family protein, translated as MPETRTRPTALAIWLVLAGVVGWWAAFSLTVEKFHLLQNPGAALGCDFNPLVQCAKNLDSWQGAVFGFPNPIIGLGAWIAPIVVGMAVLAGARFARWFWALFTLGMAFGFAFVCWLIFQSIFIIGTLCPWCMVTWSVTIPSFYAVLLHAIRIGAIPLPAGARRAADTLMGWLPVFAVVSYAIIAVLAQLRLDVLGMLF; from the coding sequence ATGCCCGAGACTCGCACGCGCCCCACCGCTCTGGCCATCTGGCTCGTCCTCGCGGGCGTCGTCGGATGGTGGGCGGCGTTCTCGCTCACGGTGGAGAAGTTCCACCTCCTGCAGAATCCGGGCGCGGCGCTCGGCTGCGACTTCAACCCGCTCGTGCAGTGCGCGAAGAACCTCGACTCGTGGCAGGGCGCCGTCTTCGGCTTCCCCAACCCGATCATCGGCCTCGGCGCCTGGATCGCCCCGATCGTGGTCGGGATGGCCGTGCTCGCCGGCGCGCGCTTCGCCCGCTGGTTCTGGGCGCTGTTCACCCTCGGGATGGCGTTCGGGTTCGCCTTCGTGTGCTGGCTCATCTTCCAGAGCATCTTCATCATCGGAACGCTCTGCCCCTGGTGCATGGTGACGTGGTCGGTGACCATCCCGTCGTTCTACGCCGTGCTGCTCCACGCCATCCGGATCGGAGCCATCCCCCTGCCCGCCGGGGCGCGCCGCGCGGCCGACACCCTGATGGGCTGGCTGCCGGTGTTCGCAGTGGTCAGCTACGCGATCATCGCGGTGCTCGCGCAGCTGCGCCTGGACGTGCTGGGAATGCTCTTCTGA
- a CDS encoding Rne/Rng family ribonuclease, producing the protein MAEVNNDTDGTFDVNGGAADAPEPTVDQTSETPVEGAEAAAQEQPAEQAIEEQPAEEAPAEQAADEHPADEQLTDGGASAPEQVADGAASAPEEQPAEQAPAEDASPDQQQQVAQETPAAEQPAAPESGTEDAPAAEEPAAAETPAEEAAPAEQQPATEQAQPEPEPEPVTAVSLGLLPAEFVSRVTTDLHFYAPQVAPLPALPEPEPEDSSNGRSSSSRRRRRRGGPEEPAEPVEEPRRRQRVVEVITEPQRIKGSTRLEAKKQRRRDGREAGRRRPVVTEAEFLARREAVDRQMIVRSKNGRIQLAVLEDNVLVEHYVARNQDASLIGNVYLGRVQNVLPSMEAAFVDIGRGRNAVLYSGEVDWDAVETGNQPRRIELALKQGDRVLVQVTKDPVGHKGARLTSQISLPGRYLVYVPGGAMNGISRKLPDTERARLKKILKEVLPESSGVIVRTAAEGATEDQLTRDVNRLTSQWAHINELVQKGSAPALLHSEPDLLVKIIRDVFNEDFTKLLIQGAEAQRTIVDYLTGVAPDLLDRVEHYEGEGDPFDDFRITEQIEKALDRKVWLPSGGSLVIDRTEAMTVVDVNTGKFVGSGGNLEETVTKNNLEAAEEIVRQLRLRDIGGIIVVDFIDMVLESNRDLVLRRLIECLSRDRTKHQVAEVTSLGLVQMTRKKLGLGLLETFSEPCEVCAGRGVVVHHDPVVKHRSSGSGSTGSNGSNGGSSGRRSRGGQAPASSPVAQQASTAAHVITDGVKSALAQIAASTIAKPEHAEHDEHAPAESTSELPSLGIELPEGPRGGAQSEERERPRRPRKKRQVEKPASVAPASEAAQLLDSVLEALPEPKAPGQGRARRRVTTAALLGTAVDVKRNPEGE; encoded by the coding sequence ATGGCTGAAGTGAACAACGACACAGACGGAACCTTCGACGTGAACGGAGGCGCCGCAGACGCCCCCGAGCCCACGGTCGACCAGACGAGCGAGACGCCCGTGGAGGGTGCCGAGGCGGCTGCCCAGGAGCAGCCCGCCGAGCAGGCGATCGAGGAGCAGCCCGCCGAGGAGGCGCCCGCCGAGCAGGCTGCTGACGAGCATCCCGCCGACGAGCAGCTGACGGATGGTGGTGCGTCTGCCCCCGAGCAGGTCGCGGATGGCGCTGCCTCGGCTCCCGAGGAGCAGCCCGCCGAGCAGGCGCCCGCCGAGGACGCCTCTCCGGACCAGCAGCAGCAGGTCGCTCAGGAGACTCCCGCGGCGGAGCAGCCCGCCGCTCCGGAGTCGGGCACCGAGGATGCTCCCGCGGCTGAGGAGCCCGCAGCGGCGGAGACCCCCGCCGAGGAGGCTGCTCCCGCCGAGCAGCAGCCCGCGACGGAGCAGGCTCAGCCCGAGCCCGAGCCCGAGCCGGTGACCGCCGTGAGCCTCGGCCTGCTGCCCGCCGAGTTCGTCTCGCGCGTGACGACCGACCTGCACTTCTACGCGCCGCAGGTCGCGCCGCTGCCCGCCCTTCCCGAGCCGGAGCCGGAGGACTCCTCCAACGGGCGCTCTTCGTCTTCGCGCCGGCGTCGCCGTCGCGGCGGACCCGAGGAGCCCGCGGAGCCCGTGGAGGAGCCGCGTCGTCGCCAGCGCGTCGTCGAGGTCATCACCGAGCCGCAGCGCATCAAGGGCTCTACGCGCCTGGAGGCGAAGAAGCAGCGTCGTCGCGACGGCCGTGAGGCCGGACGCCGTCGCCCCGTCGTCACCGAGGCGGAGTTCCTCGCGCGCCGCGAGGCCGTCGACCGTCAGATGATCGTGCGTTCGAAGAACGGCCGCATCCAGCTCGCCGTCCTCGAGGACAACGTGCTCGTCGAGCACTACGTCGCCCGCAACCAGGACGCGTCGCTCATCGGCAACGTGTACCTCGGCCGCGTGCAGAACGTGCTCCCCAGCATGGAGGCCGCGTTCGTCGACATCGGTCGTGGGCGCAACGCCGTGCTGTACTCCGGCGAGGTCGACTGGGACGCCGTGGAGACCGGCAACCAGCCTCGCCGCATCGAGCTCGCGCTCAAGCAGGGCGACCGCGTCCTCGTGCAGGTCACGAAGGACCCGGTCGGCCACAAGGGCGCGCGTCTGACGAGCCAGATCTCGCTCCCCGGCCGCTACCTCGTGTACGTGCCCGGCGGCGCCATGAACGGCATCTCGCGGAAGCTCCCCGACACCGAGCGCGCGCGCCTGAAGAAGATCCTCAAGGAGGTGCTCCCCGAGTCGTCGGGCGTCATCGTGCGCACCGCGGCCGAGGGTGCCACCGAGGACCAGCTGACGCGCGATGTGAACCGCCTCACCTCGCAGTGGGCGCACATCAACGAGCTCGTCCAGAAGGGCAGCGCTCCCGCGCTTCTGCACAGCGAGCCCGACCTGCTGGTGAAGATCATCCGCGACGTCTTCAACGAGGACTTCACGAAGCTCCTCATCCAGGGCGCCGAGGCGCAGCGCACGATCGTCGACTACCTCACGGGCGTCGCGCCCGACCTGCTCGACCGCGTCGAGCACTACGAGGGTGAGGGTGACCCCTTCGACGACTTCCGGATCACCGAGCAGATCGAGAAGGCGCTCGACCGCAAGGTCTGGCTGCCGTCCGGCGGCTCGCTCGTGATCGACCGCACCGAGGCGATGACCGTCGTCGACGTCAACACGGGCAAGTTCGTCGGCTCGGGCGGCAACCTCGAGGAGACGGTCACGAAGAACAACCTCGAGGCCGCCGAGGAGATCGTCCGTCAGCTGCGGCTGCGCGACATCGGCGGGATCATCGTCGTCGACTTCATCGACATGGTGCTCGAGTCGAACCGCGATCTCGTCCTCCGACGGCTCATCGAATGCCTGAGCCGCGACCGGACCAAGCACCAGGTCGCCGAGGTCACCTCGCTCGGCCTCGTGCAGATGACGCGCAAGAAGCTCGGGCTCGGCCTGCTCGAGACCTTCAGCGAGCCCTGCGAGGTTTGCGCCGGCCGCGGTGTCGTCGTCCACCACGACCCGGTGGTCAAGCACCGCTCGAGCGGCAGCGGCTCCACCGGATCCAACGGCTCGAACGGCGGCTCCAGCGGCCGTCGCTCGCGCGGCGGACAGGCGCCCGCCAGCTCGCCGGTGGCGCAGCAGGCGTCGACGGCCGCGCACGTCATCACGGATGGCGTGAAGTCGGCTCTCGCGCAGATCGCCGCGTCGACGATCGCGAAACCCGAGCACGCCGAGCACGACGAGCACGCTCCCGCGGAGAGCACGTCGGAGCTGCCCTCGCTGGGCATCGAGCTGCCCGAGGGCCCGCGCGGGGGAGCGCAGAGCGAGGAGCGGGAGCGTCCGCGCCGGCCGCGCAAGAAGCGTCAGGTCGAGAAGCCCGCGTCGGTCGCCCCCGCGTCGGAGGCCGCGCAGCTGCTCGACTCCGTGCTGGAGGCTCTTCCCGAGCCGAAGGCGCCGGGTCAGGGCCGCGCGCGTCGCCGCGTGACGACGGCGGCGCTCCTCGGCACCGCCGTGGACGTCAAGCGCAACCCCGAAGGGGAGTGA
- a CDS encoding DUF4031 domain-containing protein produces MTVLVDQALWPAHGRLWAHLVSDESLAELHAFASANAIPRRAFDLDHYDVPEDALPRLVAAGAVAVSAHELTRALIASGLRVRARDRR; encoded by the coding sequence ATGACCGTTCTCGTCGATCAGGCCCTCTGGCCCGCACACGGACGCCTCTGGGCCCACCTGGTGAGCGACGAGAGCCTGGCGGAGCTGCATGCGTTCGCCTCGGCCAACGCCATCCCCCGCCGAGCCTTCGACCTCGACCACTACGACGTCCCCGAGGACGCGCTGCCGCGCCTCGTCGCCGCCGGAGCGGTGGCGGTATCGGCGCATGAGCTCACGCGCGCACTGATCGCCTCGGGACTGCGGGTGCGCGCTCGAGACCGACGCTGA
- the rplU gene encoding 50S ribosomal protein L21: MVYAVVRAGGRQEKVEVGTIVTLDRLKAAEGETIELPAVLFVDGDAVTTDAAKLAEVKVTAEVLNDLRGPKIVIQKYKNKTGYKKRQGHRQDLTRVKITGIK, encoded by the coding sequence GTGGTCTACGCAGTTGTTCGCGCCGGTGGTCGGCAGGAGAAGGTCGAGGTCGGGACCATCGTGACTCTCGACCGGCTCAAGGCTGCCGAGGGTGAGACGATCGAGCTGCCCGCCGTCCTCTTCGTCGACGGCGACGCCGTGACGACCGACGCCGCCAAGCTGGCCGAGGTCAAGGTCACCGCCGAGGTCCTCAACGACCTCCGCGGCCCGAAGATCGTCATCCAGAAGTACAAGAACAAGACCGGCTACAAGAAGCGCCAGGGCCACCGTCAGGACCTCACGCGCGTCAAGATCACCGGCATCAAGTAA
- the rpmA gene encoding 50S ribosomal protein L27 translates to MAHKKGASSTRNGRDSNAQRLGVKRFGGQTVNAGEILVRQRGTHFHPGANVGRGGDDTLFALASGAVEFGTKGGRKVVNIVAGE, encoded by the coding sequence ATGGCACATAAGAAGGGCGCAAGCTCCACCCGCAACGGCCGCGACTCGAACGCGCAGCGCCTCGGCGTCAAGCGCTTCGGCGGCCAGACCGTCAACGCCGGCGAGATCCTCGTCCGTCAGCGCGGAACGCACTTCCACCCGGGCGCCAACGTCGGCCGCGGTGGCGACGACACGCTGTTCGCCCTCGCTTCGGGCGCCGTGGAGTTCGGCACCAAGGGCGGCCGCAAGGTCGTCAACATCGTCGCGGGCGAGTAA